Genomic segment of Myxococcus stipitatus:
TTCCGGGCAATCGCCTGGAGCGTCTGCTGATGCCGGTCGAAGACGGCGCGCGAGCCGGCGTAGAAGACGGTGGCGTAGTCGGTGGCGACGAAGCTCGGGTAGGCGAGAATCGCGGCGTCCAGGTAGTCCACGCCGTGCGCCTTCGCCCACTCCAGGCCGCTGCGCGCATCCGCGGGTGAGCCGCTCGTGAGCTGGACGAGGGTGGTCCCCGACAGCGCCGAGGCGACGTCCGCCGAGGCGAACAGCTCGGCGCTGGCGGCGTAGTTCGACAGCGAGACGACGACCAGCTCCCGGCCGGAGACGGCCTCGCGGAGGTTCTCGAAGGCGACGGTGCCGCCGCCCACCGCCTTCGCCTTGGCATGCGTCCTGTTCCACACAGCGACCTCATGGCCCGCCGCCGCGAAGGCGCGCGACAGCGCGGTCCCCATGAGCCCACTTCCAATCACAGCGATTCTCGTCAAACGGCTGGATGGCATCTTCAATCCCCGGGTGTCTCGTTCACGCGACGCACGTGCGTGCGGCGCCTCGTGAGTAGAGCACGGCACGGAGGCGGGTCCTCCAGCGGCGCTCGGATTGAGGTTTGGGCAACCCAGGCTCCTGAGCGACACTCCTCGGGTGCGCCCAGCGGGCGTGAAAGGGGCCGCGTGAGCTTCGACTACCTGCGCTTCGATGATGTCCTGCCCTACCTCGCCAGTGCCTACCGGAGCAGCAAGCTGGTGCCCTTCATCGGGTCGGGGATGAGCTTGGGCGCCTGCACGGGCTGGCAAGCGTTCGTCGAGGCGTTGGTGGACGCATCTGGCGTTCCCCATGCGAAGGCCCCGGACGGTGGCGGCATGGAGAGCGCGGCGATGTACCGGCTCGCGGACAAGGCCGTGCTGGGATTGAGCGCCCTGCCCCTGGGGAAGCGAATCGAGACCTACCGCGCGGCCCTCAACGTGGGCGGCAAGGCTCCCGGCCAATGCAAGGTCCCCGCGCAGACGGAGGCGCTGGCACAGTGCTACTGGCCGCTCGTCCTGAGCACCAACTACGACGACCTCTACATCGCGAGCCGGATGCAGCAGTCAGACCCGGCGACGATGACCGCCACGGCACGCCAGGGCTCCTCCGCGCGAGGCACGGAGAATGAAATCGCGGAGACGGACATCCCGGAGGTGCTCGGACGAAGCGTGGAGGACTG
This window contains:
- a CDS encoding NAD(P)-dependent oxidoreductase, producing MPSSRLTRIAVIGSGLMGTALSRAFAAAGHEVAVWNRTHAKAKAVGGGTVAFENLREAVSGRELVVVSLSNYAASAELFASADVASALSGTTLVQLTSGSPADARSGLEWAKAHGVDYLDAAILAYPSFVATDYATVFYAGSRAVFDRHQQTLQAIARNSVYVDEKIGSAATLDCAILEAYYGGCLSMLHAAAMCKAEGLDPQLFFAQKNSFLGLVSVTADAAQGMVARDDFSGDQCSLNTHVAAIEHIVRLSRDARISARFPQELLENYRRALGAGLGAQELPAVFRTLTQA